One genomic region from Cydia amplana chromosome Z, ilCydAmpl1.1, whole genome shotgun sequence encodes:
- the LOC134661428 gene encoding zinc finger protein ZIC 4, producing MVAGEWGYAPASATPAMNAFLETNHAHLASYGLKMSPQPACGVGPQHRAAAPHPPPHHPPHYQPYPLHSYQPGYLREYGGCGELFPQQPLEQSWDWRGDMHYQGGAPPLVPHAHAHAPHAFLRYVRAPPRRDMRCQWLDPEQPPPRKLCNKLFSSMHEIVTHLTVEHVGGPECTTHACFWQGCSRNGRPFKAKYKLVNHIRVHTGEKPFPCPFPGCGKVFARSENLKIHKRTHTGEKPFKCEYAGCDRRFANSSDRKKHSHVHTSDKPYNCRVHGCDKSYTHPSSLRKHMKVHGAAGDASPRYDSDGDDSSSAGSVSVTAGASSPPAPLPPPPATAPAPMPPHHPPHHASIADKLESLNNKYLNPHDQKPYERPPAPPHHNQAPHLTNIGGNGVMDNKLGFGGHWSQFQQPAPAMPHGVPDWWCPTQETYHHHHLMHHSGAAAAY from the exons ATGGTGGCGGGTGAATGGGGCTATGCGCCGGCGTCGGCCACCCCCGCCATGAACGCCTTCCTCGAAACGAACCACGCGCACCTGGCGTCCTACGGGCTGAAGATGTCACCGCAGCCGGCTTGCGGCGTGGGCCCGCAGCATCGGGCCGCCGCACCGCACCCGCCGCCGCACCACCCACCGCACTACCAGCCCTACCCGCTGCATTCCTACCAGCCTGGCTACCTGCGCGAGTACGGGGGCTGCGGAGAACTGTTTCCGCAGCAGCCACTCGAGCAAAGTTGGGATTGGCGTGGCGACATGCACTACCAGGGCGGCGCCCCGCCGCTTGTGCCTCACGCGCATGCCCATGCTCCACACGCCTTTTTGCGCTACGTGCGCGCTCCTCCGAGGCGCGACATGCGCTGCCAGTGGCTCGACCCCGAGCAACCGCCCCCGCGAAAGTTGTGCAACAAACTCTTCTCGAGCATGCACGAAATCGTGACGCATCTTACAGTTGAACATGTCGGTGGACCTGAGTGCACGACGCACGCCTGCTTCTGGCAAGGTTGCTCGAGGAACGGTCGCCCGTTCAAAGCGAAATATAAGTTGGTGAACCACATACGCGTGCACACTGGCGAGAAACCCTTCCCTTGCCCGTTTCCCGGCTGCGGAAAAGTGTTTGCCCGATCTGAAAATCTCAAGATACATAAACGAACACATACCG GTGAAAAGCCGTTCAAATGTGAATACGCTGGTTGCGATCGTCGATTCGCAAACTCTTCCGACAGAAAAAAGCATTCGCACGTGCATACGTCTGACAAACCGTACAACTGTCGTGTGCACGGCTGCGACAAGTCCTACACACACCCGTCGTCGCTGCGCAAGCATATGAAGGTTCACGGCGCGGCCGGAGACGCGTCGCCGCGCTACGACAGCGACGGCGACGACTCCTCGTCCGCGGGGAGCGTCAGCGTCACGGCCGGCGCCAGCAGCCCCCCGGCGCCGCTGCCGCCTCCGCCCGCGACTGCGCCCGCGCCGATGCCGCCGCACCACCCGCCCCACCACGCTTCGATAGCAGACAAACTCGAGAGCCTCAACAATAAGTACCTCAATCCTCACGATCAGAAACCTTACGAACGACCACCCGCACCGCCTCACCACAATCAAGCCCCACATCTCACTAATATCGGAGGCAACGGCGTAATGGACAATAAACTCGGTTTTGGTGGGCACTGGAGCCAATTTCAGCAACCGGCTCCCGCAATGCCGCATGGAGTACCTGACTGGTGGTGTCCCACTCAGGAGACCTACCACCACCACCACTTAATGCATCACTCAGGTGCTGCCGCTGCCTACTGA